One Luteolibacter arcticus DNA segment encodes these proteins:
- a CDS encoding PLP-dependent transferase, which translates to MSVCLPTWKSVIGYEEGRDKVVRRMRMGYPRFFRHPLVKRLAAMAAEEIAEEGEEAFVFPNKVAAQRAQRWIERRTEMAVRSESFHGMHVLAVPAKARQAAVDYQRFTGELVSSRQAEDFLEGKVRQGDKAHLLQRRLGKLLAVAPDHVYIFNSGMAAITAVLRSLPGVKEGKKTLQIEFPYVDALKVQEQFGNGVVFLNQAVGESFDEALRRIRQGEFAGVFTECPSNPLLRTIDVPRVAAACAEGGVPFIIDDSSVGPSNVAALRHADVVTTSLTKWLSGTGDVMAGMAAIRPDSDHAGILLAALAEESARSSPLYIGDAEVLLSNLKGFPSRMAAHNANGLAIAGMLAKHPAVAEVWHPSLTTREDYDKIRAPHGGYGPLLSFVLKNPKKAPKVFDALKVSKGPSFGTPFTLACPYTMLAHYTELEWAEACGVPAHLIRVSCGAEETAVLLAHFEAALAQA; encoded by the coding sequence GTGTCCGTATGCCTGCCGACATGGAAATCCGTGATCGGCTACGAGGAGGGCCGGGACAAGGTGGTCCGCCGGATGCGCATGGGCTATCCGCGCTTTTTCCGGCACCCCCTGGTGAAGCGACTTGCCGCGATGGCGGCGGAGGAAATCGCCGAGGAAGGCGAGGAGGCGTTCGTATTCCCCAACAAGGTCGCTGCCCAGCGGGCCCAACGGTGGATCGAGCGCCGCACCGAAATGGCGGTCCGCTCGGAAAGCTTCCACGGGATGCACGTGCTGGCGGTTCCCGCAAAGGCGCGGCAAGCGGCGGTCGATTACCAGCGCTTCACCGGCGAGCTGGTCAGCAGCCGCCAAGCGGAGGATTTCCTGGAAGGCAAGGTCCGCCAAGGGGACAAGGCCCATCTGCTCCAGCGCCGGCTGGGCAAGCTGCTCGCGGTCGCCCCGGACCACGTCTACATTTTCAACAGCGGGATGGCGGCGATTACCGCCGTCCTGCGTTCGCTGCCCGGCGTCAAGGAGGGCAAGAAGACCCTCCAGATCGAGTTTCCCTACGTCGATGCGCTGAAAGTGCAGGAGCAGTTCGGAAACGGCGTCGTCTTCCTGAACCAGGCGGTCGGCGAATCCTTTGACGAAGCGCTCCGCCGGATCCGCCAAGGCGAGTTTGCCGGCGTCTTCACCGAGTGCCCTAGCAATCCGCTGCTTCGCACCATCGATGTGCCGCGGGTGGCGGCGGCTTGTGCCGAGGGCGGTGTGCCTTTCATCATTGATGACTCCTCCGTCGGGCCGTCGAATGTGGCGGCGCTGCGCCATGCCGACGTGGTCACCACCAGCCTGACGAAGTGGCTGTCCGGCACCGGCGACGTGATGGCCGGGATGGCCGCGATCCGCCCGGACTCCGATCACGCGGGCATCTTGCTCGCCGCCCTGGCCGAGGAAAGCGCGCGCAGCAGCCCGCTCTATATCGGCGACGCCGAGGTGCTGCTCTCCAATCTGAAGGGCTTCCCGTCCCGCATGGCCGCGCACAATGCCAACGGCCTGGCGATTGCCGGGATGCTGGCTAAGCACCCGGCGGTCGCGGAAGTGTGGCATCCCTCGCTGACGACGCGGGAGGATTACGACAAGATTCGCGCACCGCACGGCGGATACGGGCCGCTGCTGTCCTTCGTCCTGAAGAATCCAAAGAAGGCCCCGAAGGTTTTCGACGCCCTGAAAGTTTCCAAGGGGCCAAGCTTCGGCACGCCTTTCACCTTGGCGTGCCCTTATACGATGCTGGCCCATTACACCGAGCTGGAGTGGGCAGAGGCCTGCGGCGTGCCGGCCCATCTGATCCGGGTTTCCTGCGGCGCGGAGGAGACCGCCGTCCTGCTGGCTCATTTTGAAGCCGCTTTGGCTCAGGCCTAA
- a CDS encoding S8 family peptidase has protein sequence MRKGGQSAILAAVIVVGGAAGWWFTRSAIPEEAPNQVVAAKAPKPKLYDPPPKEAKTAKRSEGWQRDQDAAQAGALQNQRSLVFSSREAMARFLAAAQGKGIAILGSIDKLNALHVGFLSLADLTALLDGSEESGYIFPVTLPTPKTEGVQEGALGFGNQLLAWLGINGDNSAYGTGVKVGILDTGSTLAGAKNFFLVEPPADASAWNGHGTAVADLIRQIAPSSELLSWRVANDDGTSNSFLLAQGILAAVDSGVHIINISMGSYGNSALLRQAVELAQKEGVMIYASAGNEGYDQVAYPAAYPGVVGVGAVDAAGNHLNFSNTGTLAMSAPGLDLVTAWTGGQSIYFTGTSASAPVGVGVLAATMSSGGTRITASKAYSMVTDNLNESGAPGDDDYYGAGTVDLGRVFRSGEGGITDAAIASNYISIGANGQPVLQVVVENRGTATLINAPVQVTVNGSTTTYNITTLPAGKIASFTLPLSIANGGATIVSGVSSSTSDLKPSNNKRSDVYVPPTTN, from the coding sequence ATGAGAAAAGGCGGGCAATCGGCGATTTTGGCCGCGGTGATCGTGGTCGGGGGGGCTGCCGGCTGGTGGTTCACCCGATCCGCCATCCCTGAGGAGGCCCCCAATCAGGTGGTGGCAGCCAAGGCCCCGAAGCCGAAACTTTACGACCCGCCCCCGAAGGAGGCTAAAACCGCCAAGCGCTCCGAGGGCTGGCAGCGCGACCAGGACGCCGCCCAGGCCGGGGCATTGCAAAATCAGCGGTCGCTGGTCTTTTCCAGCCGTGAGGCCATGGCGCGGTTCCTCGCCGCGGCCCAAGGCAAGGGCATCGCGATTCTCGGCTCGATCGACAAATTGAACGCCCTCCACGTCGGCTTCCTTTCCTTGGCCGACCTGACGGCATTGCTCGATGGCAGCGAGGAGTCCGGCTACATCTTCCCCGTCACCCTGCCGACCCCGAAGACGGAAGGAGTGCAGGAAGGAGCCCTCGGCTTCGGCAACCAGTTGCTCGCGTGGCTGGGCATCAATGGCGACAATTCCGCCTATGGCACCGGGGTCAAGGTCGGCATCCTCGACACCGGGTCCACCTTGGCGGGCGCGAAGAACTTTTTCCTCGTCGAGCCCCCCGCCGACGCCTCCGCGTGGAACGGCCACGGCACGGCGGTGGCGGATTTGATCCGGCAGATCGCCCCCTCCTCGGAGTTGCTCTCGTGGCGGGTGGCCAATGACGACGGCACCTCCAACAGCTTCCTGCTCGCCCAGGGCATCCTCGCCGCGGTCGACTCCGGGGTGCACATCATCAACATTTCGATGGGTTCCTACGGCAACTCCGCCCTGCTCCGCCAAGCCGTAGAACTCGCCCAGAAAGAGGGCGTGATGATCTACGCGTCCGCTGGAAACGAAGGCTACGACCAGGTCGCCTACCCTGCCGCCTACCCGGGCGTGGTGGGAGTCGGCGCCGTCGATGCCGCCGGCAATCACCTGAATTTCTCTAACACCGGCACCCTCGCCATGAGTGCGCCAGGCCTGGACCTCGTGACCGCGTGGACCGGCGGTCAAAGCATCTACTTCACCGGCACCTCGGCGAGCGCCCCGGTCGGCGTCGGCGTGCTGGCGGCCACCATGTCCTCCGGCGGCACCCGCATCACGGCCTCGAAGGCCTACAGCATGGTCACCGACAACCTCAACGAATCCGGAGCCCCCGGCGATGACGACTACTACGGAGCCGGCACCGTCGACCTCGGCCGGGTTTTCCGCTCCGGCGAAGGCGGCATCACCGACGCAGCGATCGCTTCGAACTACATCAGCATCGGCGCGAACGGCCAGCCAGTGTTGCAAGTGGTGGTGGAGAACCGCGGCACCGCCACCTTGATCAATGCCCCCGTCCAAGTGACAGTGAACGGTTCCACCACGACCTACAACATCACCACCCTCCCGGCCGGCAAAATTGCGAGCTTCACCCTGCCGCTGAGCATCGCGAATGGCGGCGCGACGATTGTTTCGGGCGTTTCGAGTAGCACCAGCGACCTGAAACCCTCTAACAACAAGCGGTCCGATGTTTACGTTCCGCCGACGACGAATTGA